The Novosphingobium kaempferiae genome includes a window with the following:
- a CDS encoding aldehyde dehydrogenase family protein has translation MRETADQTRLLSEAGRAFVSTPLSMLIDGEWTASETGRTIAVTDPATGLAITTVPKGSDADVGRAVAAARRAFEGPWAATRPVERERLLLRLADMLEARADEFAELETLDNGKILMMARYGDLSLAVDSLRYMAGWATKIEGTTISPSFAYVPDMRFTSYTLREPVGVIGQIIPWNFPLVMAIWKIAPALAAGCTVVLKPAEDTPLSALRLGQLICEAGFPDGVVNIVTGDAEPGQALVDHPDVDKIAFTGSTEVGKIIQQRAAGTMKRLSLELGGKSPVVILKDADVGVAVQGAAQAIFFNHGQVCTAGSRLFVERPIYDAVVDGLAQVADGFRLGSGFDPEAQMGPLVSPAQRARVQGFLDRGLAEGGRLVAGGGEVDGPGNFLRPAVFADVSPDMTIYREEIFGPVLAATPFDDVDTVTVLANDSSYGLGASVWTGDIRLANHFVRKLKAGNVWVNAHNLLDPAVPFGGYRMSGYGRELGHAARDLYTESKSVTMAL, from the coding sequence ATGCGCGAAACCGCTGATCAGACCCGCCTGCTTTCGGAGGCCGGGCGGGCCTTCGTCTCCACGCCTCTGTCCATGCTTATCGACGGTGAGTGGACCGCGTCCGAGACGGGGCGCACCATCGCCGTAACCGACCCGGCAACGGGCCTTGCAATCACAACCGTTCCAAAAGGTTCCGATGCCGACGTCGGTCGGGCCGTCGCGGCGGCGCGGCGGGCGTTCGAGGGACCCTGGGCAGCCACCCGGCCGGTTGAGCGCGAACGCCTGCTGCTGCGGCTGGCCGACATGCTTGAAGCGCGTGCCGACGAGTTCGCGGAACTGGAGACGCTGGATAACGGCAAGATCCTGATGATGGCGCGGTATGGCGATCTCAGCCTTGCGGTGGATTCGCTGCGCTACATGGCGGGCTGGGCGACCAAGATAGAGGGCACCACGATATCGCCTTCCTTCGCATATGTGCCCGACATGCGCTTCACGTCCTATACGCTGCGTGAGCCGGTGGGCGTTATCGGCCAGATCATCCCGTGGAATTTCCCGCTGGTGATGGCGATCTGGAAGATCGCGCCGGCGCTGGCGGCGGGCTGCACGGTGGTGCTCAAGCCCGCGGAAGACACGCCGCTCAGCGCACTGCGGCTGGGCCAGCTAATCTGCGAGGCGGGCTTCCCGGATGGCGTCGTCAACATCGTGACCGGTGACGCGGAACCGGGGCAGGCGTTGGTCGATCACCCGGATGTCGACAAGATCGCCTTCACCGGCTCGACCGAGGTGGGCAAGATCATCCAGCAGCGCGCCGCGGGCACGATGAAGCGCCTGTCGCTGGAACTGGGCGGCAAATCGCCGGTGGTGATCCTGAAGGATGCCGATGTCGGGGTGGCTGTGCAGGGCGCGGCGCAGGCGATCTTCTTCAACCATGGGCAGGTCTGCACCGCGGGGTCGCGGCTGTTCGTCGAGCGGCCGATCTACGATGCGGTGGTCGACGGGTTGGCGCAAGTGGCGGACGGTTTCCGGCTGGGATCGGGCTTCGACCCCGAAGCCCAGATGGGGCCGCTGGTATCCCCGGCGCAGCGCGCGCGGGTGCAGGGTTTCCTTGACCGGGGCCTTGCCGAAGGTGGCCGTCTGGTCGCGGGCGGTGGCGAGGTGGACGGGCCGGGCAATTTCCTGCGCCCGGCGGTCTTCGCGGACGTGAGCCCGGACATGACGATCTACCGGGAGGAGATCTTCGGGCCGGTCCTTGCCGCCACGCCTTTCGACGATGTCGATACGGTAACGGTCCTTGCCAACGACAGCAGTTACGGCCTGGGCGCCAGCGTGTGGACGGGCGACATACGGCTGGCCAATCACTTTGTCCGCAAGCTCAAGGCGGGCAATGTCTGGGTCAATGCGCACAACCTGCTTGACCCTGCAGTGCCGTTCGGAGGCTATCGCATGTCGGGCTATGGCCGCGAACTCGGCCATGCGGCGCGCGATCTCTACACCGAATCCAAGTCGGTAACGATGGCGCTGTGA
- a CDS encoding AraC family transcriptional regulator: MLTATTTMTSATARPPAVSDFRSRNADEIVDYVGRSLAPHGMDMPHPEAMDLKLRSFQIAQAHLVDIAYGADVAIEAIDLDSHFLIHAAMQGRTSVWGDGVEHFIQPDNLYISCPGQGTRIRMTRECRHLTVRIASCAFEDYLTRCMHIPASRPVRFRAGSESGRELPQVWRNLLSHIITQLEIAPALMASPQTQRQYATVMVDLLLNHYPNSYSDQLSLHGNDITPWHVRRARDIIHGALEDTISVTDLAMQVGVSVRSLQNGFRQFLGLTPVEYVRRHRLEQLHTALSTGDPQSSITVKMLDCGITNFGRYAQYYRKQYGCSPSETLRNRRSTLSVPS, encoded by the coding sequence GTGCTTACTGCAACCACCACCATGACGTCCGCCACTGCAAGACCACCTGCCGTCAGTGACTTTCGTTCACGCAATGCAGACGAAATCGTCGACTATGTCGGCCGCAGCCTTGCGCCACACGGGATGGACATGCCCCACCCGGAGGCGATGGACCTCAAGCTGCGCAGCTTCCAGATTGCGCAGGCCCATCTGGTCGATATCGCTTATGGCGCCGATGTGGCGATTGAGGCGATCGATCTGGATTCGCACTTCCTGATCCATGCGGCGATGCAGGGGCGTACCTCGGTCTGGGGGGACGGGGTGGAACACTTCATTCAGCCGGATAACCTCTACATCAGCTGCCCCGGACAAGGTACCCGCATCCGCATGACCCGCGAATGCCGCCACCTTACCGTACGGATCGCCTCATGCGCGTTCGAAGATTACCTGACGCGGTGCATGCATATCCCGGCCAGTCGCCCGGTGCGCTTTCGCGCCGGTTCCGAAAGTGGCCGCGAGCTGCCGCAAGTCTGGCGCAACCTGCTTTCGCACATCATCACGCAACTGGAAATCGCGCCCGCACTGATGGCCTCTCCGCAAACCCAGCGGCAGTATGCGACGGTCATGGTGGACTTGCTGCTCAATCATTATCCCAACAGCTATTCCGATCAGCTTTCGCTGCATGGGAACGACATCACGCCATGGCACGTGCGGCGCGCGCGCGACATCATCCATGGCGCCCTGGAAGATACCATCTCCGTCACCGATCTTGCCATGCAGGTGGGGGTCAGCGTGCGAAGCCTGCAGAACGGCTTTCGCCAGTTCCTTGGCCTTACGCCCGTCGAATACGTGCGGCGGCACCGGCTGGAGCAGTTGCATACCGCGCTGAGCACCGGTGATCCGCAATCGAGCATCACCGTGAAGATGCTCGATTGCGGGATCACCAATTTCGGGCGCTATGCACAGTACTACCGGAAGCAGTACGGTTGCAGCCCCTCCGAAACGCTGCGCAACCGCCGGTCTACTTTGTCTGTGCCCTCTTGA
- a CDS encoding c-type cytochrome yields MCKLFWSKEAYFLPERVAMRFSFDTARIAAAAASFVALGSAAIGAPDAPSGEALFKQRGCTVCHSLTMGKNLNGPSLAGVYGRAMGKAAGYKYSPNLGAAKGKWDAATLDRWLADPRAMVPGTKMAVKVASPQDRAALIAYLKRAQTK; encoded by the coding sequence GTGTGCAAGCTGTTCTGGTCGAAGGAGGCGTACTTCCTGCCAGAAAGGGTCGCGATGCGCTTTTCTTTCGACACTGCCCGGATTGCGGCTGCAGCAGCGTCTTTCGTCGCTTTGGGATCGGCCGCGATCGGTGCCCCGGATGCGCCGTCTGGCGAAGCCTTGTTCAAACAGCGCGGCTGCACGGTCTGTCATTCGCTGACCATGGGGAAGAATCTGAATGGCCCTTCGCTTGCGGGTGTCTACGGAAGGGCGATGGGCAAGGCGGCTGGGTACAAGTATTCGCCCAACCTCGGTGCGGCGAAGGGGAAATGGGACGCGGCCACGCTGGATCGCTGGCTGGCCGACCCGCGCGCGATGGTGCCGGGTACGAAGATGGCGGTAAAGGTTGCCTCACCCCAAGACCGGGCGGCGCTTATTGCCTATCTCAAGAGGGCACAGACAAAGTAG
- a CDS encoding TonB-dependent receptor, protein MSMRNFARVLLLGGSACSLMMAGAAFAQDAAPQATDDSAQQRGVGDIVVTARKRQETSNNVGMSINAFTGDTLTQQGITSPEQLVKIVPGFNFTRSIYGSPIFTLRGIGFNETTLAASPTVSVYVDEVPLPYSAMTQGAALDVERVEVLKGPQGTLFGQNSTGGAINYIAAKPTTSLEGGFDLTVGRFDQIDTSAFVSGPLSDTLRARVAVRKEYGGDWQKSASRPGDSMGGTDRVQGRVLVDWDATDRLSLSLNVNGWQDKSDGQAGQFVGILSSRAPAALRAQPLTIGSPRIADWDEGADLYTDDSFWQTSLRADYEVTDDLTVTSISAYEEMRRDTYVDADGTPVQNFAARNVGSIKTFSQELRVAGKAGATVDWMIGGNYQHDSTNDAFSPHAQDSSFPFDIATAVGANKIDTYAVFGNVDWEVVPDVTLNGGLRYTWQNRDYVGCLYDSGAGDLSAAVAATSTRLSGTPTTIAPGACVTLDSVTFKPGIFADSLNEKNLSWKAGVNWQVDPRKLLYASVSKGYKNGLFITTGATFAAQLEPATQESVVAYEAGFKLGLLGRTLQLNGAGFYYDYKDKQIRGRVIDPTLGGLNRLINIPKSRIAGAELQLIWEPVQGLTFNGGATYVDSKIQGNFTNYTPLGAEKLMSGEAFPLTPKWQLSGDAQYDFPVSDSMNAFFGASATHQSSTNAALGEEPLFDVKAYTLVDLRFGVHAEDDSWRVSGFVRNLGNTYYWNNVAFNGPDAAMRYAGRPRTYGVTGSFRFR, encoded by the coding sequence ATGAGCATGAGGAATTTCGCGCGTGTACTGCTGCTCGGCGGCAGCGCCTGTTCGCTGATGATGGCCGGGGCAGCCTTCGCGCAGGATGCGGCCCCGCAAGCGACAGATGACAGCGCCCAACAGCGCGGCGTCGGCGATATAGTGGTGACTGCCCGCAAGCGGCAGGAAACCAGCAACAACGTCGGCATGTCGATCAACGCCTTCACCGGTGACACGCTGACCCAGCAGGGCATAACCAGTCCCGAACAGCTGGTGAAAATCGTCCCCGGTTTCAACTTCACCCGCAGCATCTACGGCTCGCCCATCTTTACCCTGCGCGGCATCGGCTTCAACGAGACGACGCTGGCCGCATCGCCGACGGTTTCGGTTTACGTCGATGAAGTGCCCCTGCCCTATTCCGCGATGACCCAGGGTGCCGCGCTGGACGTGGAACGCGTGGAGGTCCTGAAGGGCCCGCAGGGCACCCTGTTCGGCCAGAACTCCACTGGCGGCGCGATCAACTACATCGCCGCCAAGCCGACCACCTCATTGGAAGGGGGATTCGACCTCACCGTCGGCCGGTTCGACCAGATCGATACCAGCGCCTTCGTCAGCGGCCCGCTCAGCGATACGCTGCGTGCGCGCGTCGCCGTGCGCAAGGAATACGGCGGAGACTGGCAGAAAAGCGCCTCACGCCCTGGCGATTCGATGGGCGGGACCGACCGCGTGCAAGGCCGCGTGCTGGTGGACTGGGACGCTACCGACCGCCTCTCCCTCTCGCTCAATGTCAACGGCTGGCAGGACAAGTCCGATGGCCAGGCCGGGCAATTCGTCGGCATCCTGAGTTCGCGCGCGCCTGCGGCGCTGCGGGCCCAGCCCCTGACCATCGGCAGCCCGCGCATCGCCGACTGGGACGAAGGCGCCGATCTTTATACCGACGACAGCTTCTGGCAGACTTCGCTGCGGGCCGACTACGAAGTCACCGATGACCTGACCGTCACGTCGATCAGCGCTTACGAGGAAATGCGGCGCGATACCTATGTCGATGCCGATGGTACGCCGGTGCAGAACTTCGCCGCGCGCAACGTGGGTTCGATCAAGACGTTTTCTCAGGAACTGCGCGTCGCGGGCAAAGCCGGGGCAACCGTGGACTGGATGATCGGCGGCAACTACCAGCACGACAGCACCAACGACGCGTTCTCTCCCCACGCGCAGGATTCGAGCTTCCCGTTCGATATCGCCACCGCCGTGGGCGCCAACAAGATCGACACTTACGCCGTGTTCGGCAACGTCGACTGGGAAGTCGTCCCCGACGTCACGCTCAACGGGGGCTTGCGCTATACCTGGCAGAACCGCGATTACGTGGGCTGCCTGTACGACTCTGGCGCTGGCGACCTTTCCGCCGCTGTCGCTGCCACTTCCACCCGGCTCAGCGGCACGCCCACCACGATTGCGCCCGGTGCCTGCGTCACACTGGATTCGGTGACCTTCAAGCCCGGCATCTTCGCCGACTCGCTGAACGAGAAGAACCTTTCATGGAAGGCCGGGGTCAACTGGCAGGTCGATCCGCGCAAGCTGCTCTACGCAAGTGTCAGCAAAGGGTACAAGAACGGCCTGTTCATCACCACTGGCGCTACCTTTGCAGCACAGCTGGAACCGGCGACGCAGGAATCCGTCGTCGCTTACGAAGCCGGTTTCAAGCTGGGCCTGCTTGGGCGCACCTTGCAGCTCAACGGTGCCGGGTTCTACTATGACTACAAGGACAAGCAGATCCGCGGCCGCGTGATCGATCCCACCCTGGGCGGCCTTAACCGCCTGATCAACATTCCCAAGTCGCGCATTGCAGGTGCCGAGCTGCAACTGATCTGGGAGCCGGTGCAGGGCCTGACCTTCAACGGCGGCGCCACTTACGTGGATTCCAAGATCCAGGGGAACTTCACCAACTACACCCCGCTAGGCGCCGAAAAGCTGATGAGCGGCGAAGCCTTCCCGCTCACCCCCAAGTGGCAGCTTTCAGGCGATGCGCAGTATGACTTCCCGGTCAGCGACAGCATGAACGCTTTCTTTGGAGCCAGCGCCACACACCAAAGCAGCACCAATGCCGCGCTGGGCGAGGAACCGCTCTTCGACGTGAAGGCCTATACCCTTGTCGACCTGCGTTTCGGCGTTCATGCCGAGGACGATAGCTGGCGTGTCTCCGGCTTCGTCCGCAATCTGGGCAATACTTATTACTGGAACAACGTGGCCTTCAACGGCCCCGACGCAGCGATGCGCTACGCCGGGCGGCCGCGGACTTACGGCGTCACCGGAAGCTTCCGTTTCCGTTGA
- a CDS encoding RNA polymerase sigma factor gives MTADAENSRVPNLTYQDQCGQPPATPVEETDISSIYAVEAPRLRKYFRARLRSGDEAGDLVQEAFARLLRVMARERPQRPAAYLQRIARNLLFNRSKRLENQLAPYHVSFDDGYEHASKPDQCDRIEVEDMMRIYRRALSELPEKTRQVFLLHRVDELTYKEIGERLGISIPTVQYHVARALAHIDTALEQG, from the coding sequence ATGACAGCTGATGCCGAGAATTCGCGGGTGCCCAATCTCACGTATCAAGATCAATGCGGACAACCGCCCGCAACACCGGTTGAGGAGACGGACATCAGTTCCATTTATGCGGTGGAGGCTCCGCGACTGCGGAAGTACTTTCGCGCACGCCTACGCAGTGGCGATGAAGCAGGCGATCTCGTACAGGAGGCATTCGCGCGCCTCTTGCGCGTCATGGCACGCGAGCGGCCGCAACGCCCTGCCGCCTATCTTCAGCGCATCGCCCGCAATCTGCTTTTCAATCGCAGCAAGCGCCTCGAGAACCAGCTGGCGCCGTATCACGTCTCCTTCGACGACGGCTACGAGCATGCCTCGAAACCCGATCAATGTGACCGTATCGAGGTCGAAGATATGATGCGGATCTACCGCCGGGCCTTGAGCGAACTCCCGGAAAAGACGCGGCAGGTTTTTCTCCTTCACCGGGTGGATGAGCTGACGTACAAAGAGATTGGAGAAAGGCTCGGAATATCTATCCCGACGGTGCAGTATCACGTTGCGCGCGCCCTTGCTCACATTGACACCGCTCTGGAGCAGGGATGA
- a CDS encoding FecR family protein, whose product MMDSKQPAADNSAFRNAAAEWFAVMRGPDAEHRRSEFDAWLAASPAHRHAYNRIAETFSYGKFLKNDEALSKATACNTQGSRGIRGRKVRAAFALGAVIVVCCAVSFLWAAPTATISPNVAGGFALKKPNANSTTLTNKLGPRRSFQLIDGSTVMLDTGSVLLVSFDEQHRNLRVVSGHVRFEVAHEARPFMVAAGRGAVTARGTIFDVTVAASHDVTVELLKGSVDVDFPHHGQDGRPNRVRLRPGEHFAFADVPRAQPELGMRKFKVSTQGSARVREYEKVRLADLLSEANRTNLLPVHTASSDLDTMTVSGTFRLAEPHELARSLAQLLGLSLVTSSTSLMLTRSCNGFDRETCQPPS is encoded by the coding sequence ATGATGGACAGCAAGCAACCAGCCGCGGACAACAGCGCCTTCAGGAACGCGGCAGCGGAATGGTTTGCAGTCATGCGCGGTCCGGATGCCGAACACCGCCGCTCCGAGTTCGATGCCTGGCTTGCAGCGAGTCCCGCGCATCGCCATGCCTACAATCGTATCGCCGAGACCTTCAGCTACGGCAAATTTCTAAAAAACGACGAGGCTTTATCGAAGGCAACAGCCTGCAACACGCAAGGTTCGCGCGGCATTCGCGGAAGAAAGGTCCGTGCTGCATTTGCTTTGGGCGCCGTGATCGTGGTTTGCTGCGCCGTGTCCTTCTTGTGGGCCGCCCCCACCGCGACCATTAGCCCCAATGTGGCTGGCGGGTTCGCGTTGAAGAAGCCTAACGCGAATTCCACGACATTGACGAACAAACTTGGGCCGCGCCGCTCGTTCCAGCTCATCGATGGCTCAACGGTGATGCTTGACACTGGAAGCGTCCTGCTTGTCTCGTTCGATGAGCAGCATCGAAATTTGCGCGTCGTCAGCGGCCACGTCCGCTTCGAGGTCGCGCACGAAGCCCGCCCTTTCATGGTCGCCGCCGGGCGGGGGGCGGTCACTGCGCGGGGCACGATCTTTGACGTCACCGTTGCAGCGAGCCACGATGTTACGGTGGAGTTGCTCAAAGGTTCCGTGGACGTAGATTTTCCCCATCACGGCCAAGACGGAAGGCCCAATCGCGTGCGCCTCCGGCCCGGCGAACACTTCGCTTTCGCGGACGTTCCTCGGGCACAGCCCGAACTCGGGATGCGGAAGTTCAAGGTTTCCACGCAAGGCTCCGCCAGGGTACGAGAATACGAGAAAGTGCGCCTTGCCGACCTTTTGTCCGAGGCAAACCGCACCAATTTGCTCCCGGTCCACACGGCCTCAAGCGATCTGGATACAATGACGGTGTCCGGAACATTCAGGTTAGCCGAACCACACGAATTGGCGCGAAGTCTGGCCCAGTTACTCGGCCTTTCCCTGGTAACTTCGTCGACCTCCCTGATGCTGACGCGTTCCTGCAACGGCTTTGATCGAGAAACTTGTCAGCCGCCCTCATAA
- a CDS encoding TonB-dependent receptor, with product MGAPACAEEDRQEYHLPAQDLGTALRAVGRTSNREIMFQVETVEGKQSPALDGTYSPDEAIAILLRGSGLMVSQRGATILIQTGFPPAPAQASDAQDTILVTGTRIRGAPSTSPITTISREDAESRGQIDLGQIVRDLPQNFAGGQNPTIAGPGQGGTQNTTGSSAINLRGLGPDASLTLVNGHRLAFDAVYQGVDISAIPLAAIERVDVTADGASALYGSDAVGGVANVILRRRVKGVITSATLGAATAGGAVTRQFDLVAGPSWSSGSFMAAANYRQVSEIVGRHRSYTSRLSPDGTLVAGQKQFSIVVAGYQNLTDRLTLEMDGNYLHRSLPQCLTVTVVAPNSCYENGSVVSSVVDSWSFSPTLRLDLGSDWLARLAGTYSRSKTSITTRNIVGAEETAVYRPNYDNDLKSVELGLEGPLFHLPGGEARLAVGAGYRGSRLDYDVRSYVNGAESPIGVFKQTSNVGFAYGELFLPFVSPQTSLPLINTLQFVGAIRFEDHEGIDRVTTPKIGLVYSPTQGIEIKANWGKSFKAPTLFQLGQASNAQLVTAAMYTPAPPSSLPVLYLFGGNPNLAPERATTWNISGAVAPALLEGLKAEVSYFKIKYRGRVAEPLLNSLQAFRPVYADYVQLNPSADEVLSAIEGVTGVFQNLTDGEFDPGAVSAIVRDNLQNVSLQSSRGVDVAVSYDHHFAQNSRLSVKGSASYIDSKRKVTATLPVVPQSGVIFTPPHWRARMTASWERDNVTATVIGNYVGGTTDNRYNPTVRVGSFTTLDAAASIRSVAQRGMLANLQWRVVVQNLLDAKPAVIRTSLPSLPPFDSLNQSMLGRVVTITLMKAW from the coding sequence ATGGGAGCACCGGCCTGCGCCGAGGAGGATCGCCAGGAATATCATCTGCCTGCGCAGGATCTCGGCACCGCACTGCGCGCAGTTGGTCGCACGTCGAACCGAGAGATAATGTTTCAGGTCGAGACTGTCGAAGGGAAACAAAGCCCTGCCCTGGATGGCACTTACAGCCCGGACGAAGCGATCGCCATTCTTCTTCGCGGTTCTGGTCTCATGGTTTCACAGCGCGGAGCTACCATCCTTATTCAAACCGGATTTCCGCCCGCGCCAGCTCAGGCAAGTGATGCACAGGACACTATTCTGGTGACTGGTACCCGCATCCGCGGAGCTCCTTCGACATCGCCGATAACCACCATAAGCCGAGAGGACGCAGAGTCCCGCGGCCAGATCGATCTGGGGCAAATTGTCCGGGACCTGCCCCAGAACTTTGCTGGTGGCCAGAACCCGACCATTGCAGGGCCGGGACAGGGCGGAACGCAGAACACGACGGGCTCGTCCGCGATCAATCTGCGCGGGCTTGGGCCGGATGCCTCACTGACGCTGGTCAACGGCCACCGGCTGGCTTTCGATGCGGTATATCAGGGCGTCGATATTTCCGCGATCCCGCTTGCCGCGATCGAGCGCGTCGATGTTACGGCAGACGGCGCATCCGCTTTGTATGGTTCCGACGCGGTTGGCGGCGTTGCCAATGTGATCCTGCGCAGACGGGTAAAAGGCGTGATTACGTCGGCAACCCTTGGGGCGGCCACTGCGGGCGGGGCTGTGACCCGGCAGTTCGATCTTGTAGCGGGGCCAAGCTGGTCGTCGGGCAGTTTCATGGCGGCCGCGAACTACCGGCAGGTTAGTGAAATTGTCGGGCGGCATCGCTCCTACACAAGCCGACTGTCACCGGATGGAACACTCGTAGCGGGACAGAAGCAGTTCAGCATTGTAGTGGCTGGCTATCAGAATTTGACGGACCGCCTCACGCTTGAGATGGACGGCAACTACCTGCACCGTTCCCTGCCGCAGTGCCTCACGGTTACCGTGGTTGCCCCGAACAGCTGCTACGAAAATGGCAGCGTCGTCTCCTCGGTCGTCGACAGCTGGTCGTTCTCGCCTACCTTGCGACTGGACCTTGGATCCGATTGGCTCGCACGGCTTGCAGGTACGTACAGCCGCAGCAAGACGTCCATCACCACCCGTAACATTGTCGGCGCGGAGGAAACGGCGGTTTACAGGCCGAACTACGACAACGATCTGAAATCGGTGGAATTGGGTCTGGAAGGTCCCCTGTTCCACCTTCCCGGCGGTGAAGCACGCCTAGCGGTCGGTGCCGGCTACCGCGGAAGCAGGCTGGATTACGATGTACGCAGTTACGTGAACGGCGCGGAGAGCCCGATCGGCGTCTTCAAGCAGACAAGCAACGTCGGGTTTGCTTACGGCGAGCTGTTCCTTCCGTTTGTCTCGCCGCAGACGTCGTTGCCCTTGATCAATACCCTTCAATTTGTTGGGGCGATCCGTTTCGAGGATCACGAGGGTATCGATCGTGTCACGACCCCCAAAATAGGTCTCGTATACTCTCCGACGCAGGGCATTGAGATCAAAGCCAATTGGGGTAAGTCGTTCAAGGCACCAACCCTCTTCCAACTGGGTCAGGCGAGCAATGCCCAACTCGTCACCGCCGCCATGTACACGCCGGCGCCGCCAAGTTCCCTACCGGTTCTGTATCTGTTTGGGGGCAACCCCAACCTGGCACCGGAGCGAGCGACGACATGGAACATCTCCGGTGCCGTCGCGCCCGCTTTGCTCGAGGGTCTCAAGGCGGAAGTGAGTTACTTCAAGATAAAATACCGTGGCAGGGTCGCCGAGCCACTGCTCAATTCCTTGCAGGCGTTCCGCCCCGTATATGCCGATTACGTCCAGCTCAACCCAAGTGCGGACGAGGTTCTTTCAGCGATCGAGGGCGTTACAGGCGTCTTCCAGAACCTGACAGATGGCGAATTTGACCCCGGCGCGGTGTCCGCGATAGTGCGCGACAACCTGCAGAACGTGTCTTTGCAATCATCGCGCGGTGTCGATGTCGCGGTGAGCTACGATCACCATTTCGCGCAGAACAGCCGTCTGTCGGTGAAAGGCTCGGCCAGCTATATCGACAGTAAGCGGAAAGTGACGGCTACTTTGCCCGTTGTTCCGCAGTCGGGTGTGATTTTCACCCCGCCGCACTGGCGCGCACGAATGACGGCAAGCTGGGAGCGCGACAACGTCACAGCCACGGTGATTGGCAATTATGTCGGCGGAACGACCGATAACCGCTACAATCCCACGGTCAGGGTCGGATCATTCACCACGCTCGATGCCGCGGCGTCCATCCGCAGCGTGGCACAGCGCGGAATGCTGGCCAACTTGCAGTGGAGGGTGGTAGTCCAGAACCTTCTGGATGCCAAGCCGGCCGTGATCCGAACGAGCCTGCCATCGCTTCCGCCGTTCGATTCACTCAACCAGTCAATGTTGGGCCGCGTCGTCACGATTACTCTGATGAAGGCCTGGTGA